Proteins encoded in a region of the Azospirillum sp. TSH58 genome:
- a CDS encoding transcriptional regulator GcvA: MQIPPLNGLRAFEAAARHLSFTRAAEELNVTQSAISHQIRTLEDRLGIRLFRRLNHALVLTDAGQLLLPSVRDAFARLATGLERVMEHERSGVLTMSVSPSFASRWLMSRIGRFRARHPEIHLRISVSQHEIDFEREADIDIGLRHGLGVWEGLRADRFLDDAVFPVCSPALLQGPTPLRQPADLRHHVLVEETGHSYWATWLAMAGLGDLKPSSEMVFDEIGIAIEAAENGQGIAMARGTLVLEELASGRLTRLFDLALPGDFGYYLVCPEVTADRPKIAAFRRWIMEEGAADRLAVTPPSITPASITPASITRPL; encoded by the coding sequence ATGCAGATCCCTCCCCTCAACGGCCTGCGCGCTTTCGAAGCGGCGGCGCGCCATCTCAGCTTCACCCGGGCGGCGGAGGAGCTGAACGTCACCCAGAGCGCGATCAGCCACCAGATCCGCACGCTGGAGGACCGGCTGGGCATCCGTCTGTTCCGCCGGCTGAATCACGCGCTGGTTCTGACCGACGCCGGCCAGCTCCTGCTGCCCAGTGTGCGCGACGCCTTCGCGCGGCTGGCCACCGGCCTGGAGCGGGTGATGGAGCATGAACGCTCCGGCGTGCTGACGATGAGCGTCTCGCCCTCCTTCGCCAGCCGCTGGCTGATGAGCCGCATCGGCCGCTTCCGCGCCCGCCACCCGGAAATCCATCTGCGCATCAGCGTCAGCCAGCACGAGATCGATTTCGAGCGCGAAGCCGACATCGACATCGGGCTTCGCCATGGCCTCGGGGTGTGGGAAGGGTTGCGGGCCGACCGCTTCCTCGACGACGCGGTGTTTCCCGTGTGCAGCCCGGCCCTGCTGCAGGGACCGACGCCGCTGCGGCAGCCGGCCGACCTGCGCCATCATGTGCTGGTCGAGGAGACCGGCCACAGCTACTGGGCGACGTGGCTGGCCATGGCCGGGCTCGGCGACCTGAAGCCGAGTTCCGAGATGGTCTTCGACGAGATCGGCATTGCCATCGAGGCCGCGGAAAACGGCCAGGGCATCGCGATGGCGCGCGGCACCCTGGTGCTGGAGGAGCTGGCGAGCGGGCGGCTGACCCGGCTGTTCGACCTCGCCCTGCCGGGCGACTTCGGTTACTACCTCGTCTGCCCGGAGGTGACCGCCGACCGGCCCAAGATCGCCGCCTTCCGCCGCTGGATCATGGAGGAAGGCGCCGCCGACCGCCTCGCCGTCACGCCCCCTTCGATCACGCCCGCTTCAATCACGCCCGCTTCAATCACACGGCCGCTCTGA
- a CDS encoding DUF1127 domain-containing protein, whose translation MSRRALGVVSADRGMVSPGQAGDGGARRFAKRVFGEVLGMIERHRQRRSLAALDDHLLRDVGLSRTDARREADKAFWQE comes from the coding sequence ATGAGCAGGAGAGCGCTGGGCGTCGTTTCCGCAGACCGGGGCATGGTGTCTCCCGGACAGGCTGGTGACGGCGGCGCGCGGCGGTTTGCGAAGCGGGTGTTCGGGGAGGTGCTGGGCATGATCGAGCGCCACCGGCAGCGCCGCTCCCTGGCGGCGCTGGACGACCATCTGCTGCGCGATGTCGGGTTGAGCCGTACGGACGCCCGCCGCGAAGCCGACAAGGCCTTCTGGCAGGAATGA
- the ctrA gene encoding response regulator transcription factor CtrA, whose product MRVLLVEDDSSTAKSIELMLQSEGYIVDSTDLGEDGLEIGKLYDYDIIILDLMLPDIDGYEVLRRLRAARVTTPILILSGLSELDHKIKGLGFGADDYLTKPFDKRELIARIQAIVRRSKGHSDSIIRTGRLTVNLDTRTVEVDNQPLHLTGKEYGILELLSLRKGTTLTKEMFLNHLYGGMDEPELKIIDVFVCKLRKKLAAATQGDNYIETVWGRGYVLRDPHEDASPIPRVPHPQAQAAG is encoded by the coding sequence ATGAGGGTTCTGCTGGTCGAAGACGACTCCTCCACGGCCAAAAGCATCGAACTGATGCTCCAGTCGGAAGGCTACATCGTCGACTCTACCGACCTCGGTGAGGATGGACTCGAAATCGGCAAACTGTACGATTACGACATCATCATCCTCGATCTGATGCTGCCGGACATCGATGGCTACGAGGTGCTGCGCCGCCTGCGCGCCGCCCGTGTGACCACGCCGATCCTCATTCTTTCCGGCCTGTCGGAGCTGGACCACAAGATCAAGGGTCTGGGCTTCGGCGCCGACGACTATCTGACCAAGCCCTTCGACAAGCGCGAGCTGATCGCCCGCATCCAGGCCATCGTCCGCCGCTCCAAGGGCCATTCGGACAGCATCATCCGCACCGGCCGCCTGACCGTGAACCTGGACACCCGCACGGTGGAGGTGGACAACCAGCCGCTCCACCTGACCGGCAAGGAATACGGCATCCTGGAGCTGCTGTCGCTGCGCAAGGGCACGACCCTGACCAAGGAGATGTTCCTGAATCATCTCTACGGCGGCATGGACGAGCCGGAGCTGAAGATCATCGACGTCTTCGTCTGCAAGCTGCGCAAGAAGCTGGCCGCGGCGACCCAGGGCGACAACTACATCGAGACGGTGTGGGGCCGCGGCTACGTGCTGCGTGACCCGCACGAGGACGCGTCGCCGATCCCCCGCGTCCCGCACCCGCAGGCACAAGCGGCCGGCTGA
- the fliI gene encoding flagellar protein export ATPase FliI, which translates to MPADVARILQEIESVSGCSRFGRVTAVLGLLVEVGGIEKELSVGGRCIVESRDGRQVPCEVVGFRQGRALLMPFGSIDGVGLGCRALVSDSQPMVFPTEGWLGRVINALGEPVDGKGPLPKGTHGVPIRNNPPPAHSRARVGEKLDLGIRAINAFLTCCRGQRMGIFAGSGVGKSSVMSMLARFSGAEVAVIGLIGERGRELQEFITEDLGEEGLSRSVVVCATSDEAPLMRRQAAYMTLAVAEAFRDAGCNVLCMMDSVTRFAMAQREIGLSAGEPPTTKGYPPTVFAELPRLLERAGPGLSGSGSITGLFTVLVEGDDHNEPIADAVRGILDGHIVLERQIGERGRYPAINILRSVSRTMPGCNSPMENELVNHARRLMSSYDNMAEMIRLGAYRKGTDPQVDQAIHFQPALEAFLKQGKREATDLDNSYAQLAAIFGIEQWPPQE; encoded by the coding sequence GTGCCCGCCGACGTCGCCCGCATCCTTCAGGAAATCGAGTCCGTCTCCGGCTGCAGCCGGTTCGGGCGGGTCACCGCCGTGCTCGGCCTGCTGGTCGAGGTCGGGGGGATCGAGAAGGAGCTGTCGGTGGGCGGCCGCTGCATCGTCGAATCCCGCGACGGCCGGCAGGTCCCCTGCGAGGTGGTCGGCTTCCGCCAGGGCCGCGCGCTGCTGATGCCCTTCGGCTCCATCGACGGGGTCGGGCTGGGCTGCCGCGCGCTGGTCTCCGACAGCCAGCCCATGGTCTTCCCGACGGAGGGATGGCTCGGCCGCGTCATCAACGCGCTGGGCGAGCCGGTGGACGGCAAGGGGCCGCTGCCCAAGGGAACGCACGGCGTTCCCATCCGCAACAACCCGCCCCCCGCCCATTCCCGCGCCCGCGTGGGCGAGAAGCTGGACCTGGGCATCCGCGCCATCAACGCCTTCCTCACCTGCTGCCGCGGCCAGCGCATGGGCATCTTCGCCGGCTCCGGCGTCGGCAAGTCGTCGGTGATGTCGATGCTCGCCCGCTTCTCCGGCGCGGAGGTCGCGGTGATCGGGCTGATCGGCGAACGCGGGCGCGAGCTTCAGGAGTTCATCACCGAGGATCTGGGGGAGGAGGGGCTGTCGCGCAGCGTCGTGGTCTGCGCCACCTCCGACGAGGCGCCGCTGATGCGCCGCCAGGCCGCCTACATGACGCTGGCCGTGGCGGAGGCCTTCCGCGACGCCGGCTGCAACGTGCTGTGCATGATGGACAGCGTGACCCGCTTTGCCATGGCCCAGCGCGAGATCGGCCTGTCGGCGGGCGAGCCGCCGACGACCAAGGGCTATCCTCCCACCGTCTTCGCCGAGCTGCCGCGCCTGCTGGAACGCGCCGGGCCGGGCTTGAGCGGCTCGGGTTCCATCACCGGCCTGTTCACCGTGCTGGTGGAAGGCGACGATCACAACGAACCCATCGCCGACGCCGTGCGCGGCATCCTGGACGGCCACATCGTCCTGGAGCGCCAGATCGGCGAGCGCGGGCGCTACCCGGCCATCAACATCCTGCGCAGCGTGTCGCGCACCATGCCCGGCTGCAACTCCCCCATGGAGAACGAGCTGGTGAACCACGCGCGGCGGCTGATGTCGTCCTACGACAACATGGCGGAGATGATCCGCCTCGGCGCCTACCGCAAGGGCACCGACCCGCAGGTGGACCAGGCCATCCATTTCCAGCCGGCCTTGGAGGCGTTCCTGAAGCAGGGCAAGCGCGAGGCGACCGACCTCGACAACAGCTACGCCCAGCTTGCCGCCATCTTCGGCATTGAACAGTGGCCGCCGCAAGAATGA
- a CDS encoding flagellar FliJ family protein: MSSLKTIIRLQKWKLDEKRRALAELQNLADRLQAEIERLKEEIAAERDTARGNVEYAFTYSNYIQAAMERGKRLTQSMGQVEAQIAVATDEMAEAFQELKRYELAEEERLKREKEKLKRKEATMLDETALVGFRRRQQEESSVES; encoded by the coding sequence ATGAGCAGTCTGAAGACCATCATCCGCCTCCAGAAATGGAAGCTCGACGAGAAGCGCCGGGCACTGGCGGAATTGCAGAATCTCGCCGACCGGCTCCAGGCCGAGATCGAGCGGCTGAAGGAGGAGATCGCGGCGGAGCGCGACACCGCCCGCGGCAACGTCGAATACGCCTTCACCTACAGCAACTACATCCAGGCGGCGATGGAGCGCGGCAAGCGGCTGACCCAGTCGATGGGGCAGGTGGAGGCGCAGATCGCCGTCGCCACCGACGAGATGGCCGAAGCCTTCCAGGAGCTGAAACGCTACGAACTGGCCGAGGAGGAGCGGCTGAAGCGCGAGAAGGAAAAGCTGAAGCGCAAGGAGGCCACCATGCTGGACGAAACCGCGCTGGTCGGTTTCCGCCGTCGCCAGCAGGAGGAGAGCAGCGTCGAATCCTGA
- a CDS encoding sensor domain-containing diguanylate cyclase, producing MVGLVVVLLLQERSQDIERAREATRLLADRGAQQQAQIVQQARGVLQLLTLVPDIREASPERCATLLKQATDLYPWASGFGVFNPDGRLLCSSNGNRPANLAGRDYFQEALATRDFTVSNFLIGQNSKQPRVVAALPILGDDGSVIRVLVGGVDLSWLAELSAEIARESGGIVSLFDSQGTTLARVPDPQGLVGRSMADHPMIGRILREEAGIIEDDGLDGVPRISGFSTLEETGAKIVVAVARDDILAAADRNLLLGTGVMAGVVLLIVGGVWVLMEVMVLRGLRDLKASAAFLSSDLFDPHAPCMPAPVHPSEFSQVALAMRTMGRTLSAIAFEDRLTGLANRRFFEAHVERLQEQPASDRNAVAILYIDLDGFKPINDQHGHHSGDMVLKEIGGRLARCVRHGDFAARLGGDEFVVLLSLPDGHQRHYALDVARRIIDSVSAPITADGFDIQIGCSVGIALWPTDAADLTLALQNADQALYAAKRAGRARVVSYSDLSTGTVLAT from the coding sequence ATGGTGGGTCTGGTCGTCGTCCTTCTGCTTCAGGAGCGCAGCCAGGACATCGAGCGGGCGCGCGAGGCCACCCGCCTGCTGGCCGACCGCGGGGCGCAGCAACAGGCGCAGATCGTGCAGCAGGCCCGCGGCGTCCTCCAGCTTCTCACCCTCGTTCCCGACATCCGGGAGGCGAGCCCCGAACGTTGCGCGACCTTGTTGAAGCAGGCGACCGACCTCTATCCCTGGGCGTCCGGGTTCGGAGTGTTCAATCCCGATGGGAGACTGCTGTGCAGCAGCAACGGCAACCGTCCGGCGAATCTCGCCGGGCGTGACTATTTCCAGGAGGCTCTGGCGACGCGCGACTTCACGGTCAGCAACTTCCTGATCGGCCAGAACAGCAAGCAGCCCCGCGTGGTCGCCGCCCTGCCGATTCTCGGCGATGACGGGTCGGTCATCCGCGTGCTGGTGGGCGGGGTGGATCTGAGCTGGCTTGCGGAACTGTCCGCCGAGATCGCCCGCGAGTCCGGCGGGATCGTCTCGCTGTTCGATTCCCAGGGGACGACCCTCGCGCGCGTGCCGGACCCGCAGGGACTTGTCGGGCGATCGATGGCCGATCATCCGATGATCGGCAGGATCCTGCGGGAAGAGGCGGGAATCATCGAAGACGACGGGCTGGACGGCGTTCCCCGGATCAGCGGTTTCTCGACCCTGGAGGAAACCGGCGCCAAGATCGTCGTCGCCGTCGCGCGCGACGACATCCTGGCGGCGGCCGACCGGAACCTGCTGCTGGGAACCGGCGTCATGGCCGGTGTGGTGCTTCTCATCGTCGGAGGGGTCTGGGTGCTGATGGAGGTGATGGTCCTGCGCGGCCTGCGGGACCTCAAGGCGTCGGCGGCGTTCCTGTCGTCGGACCTCTTCGATCCCCACGCCCCCTGCATGCCCGCGCCGGTCCACCCGTCCGAATTCAGCCAGGTCGCGCTGGCGATGCGGACGATGGGACGGACGCTGAGCGCCATCGCCTTCGAGGATCGCCTGACCGGGCTCGCCAACCGGCGCTTCTTCGAGGCCCATGTGGAGCGCCTTCAAGAGCAGCCGGCGTCGGATCGCAACGCCGTGGCGATCCTCTACATCGATCTCGACGGCTTCAAGCCGATCAACGACCAGCATGGACACCACAGCGGAGACATGGTGTTGAAGGAGATCGGCGGCCGGCTGGCGCGTTGCGTGCGCCATGGCGATTTCGCCGCACGCCTCGGCGGGGACGAGTTCGTCGTGCTGCTCTCCCTGCCGGACGGCCATCAGAGGCATTATGCTCTGGACGTGGCCAGACGGATCATCGACAGCGTCTCCGCTCCGATCACGGCCGACGGGTTCGACATCCAGATCGGGTGCAGCGTCGGCATCGCGCTTTGGCCGACGGACGCGGCGGACCTGACCCTGGCGCTTCAGAACGCCGATCAGGCGCTGTACGCCGCCAAACGCGCCGGCCGTGCGCGCGTGGTGTCCTATTCGGATCTTTCCACCGGCACCGTGTTGGCAACCTGA
- a CDS encoding MinD/ParA family protein, with amino-acid sequence MTDPVFPAALKNVHPLRGANVIAVASGKGGVGKTWFSITLAHALTKMGKNSLLFDGDLGLANVDIQLGFQPKNDLGAVINGDVTLGRAAQRYTEGGFDIIAGRSGSGTLAQLPSQRLSGLRNDLMELARRYDCVIMDMGAGVDRTVRTLSGPAGTTLVVTTDEPTSLTDAYAFIKLTHATNPTADLRVVVNMAQSVKDGERTYGTILKACQNFLKYKPALAGIIRRDLKVRDAIRNQSPLLTRSPASDAARDVLAIAQRLLAGQ; translated from the coding sequence ATGACCGATCCGGTGTTTCCGGCCGCCCTCAAGAACGTTCACCCGCTGCGCGGTGCCAACGTCATCGCCGTGGCCAGTGGAAAGGGCGGCGTCGGCAAGACGTGGTTCTCGATCACGCTCGCCCACGCGCTGACCAAGATGGGCAAGAACTCGCTGCTGTTCGACGGCGACCTCGGCCTCGCCAACGTCGACATCCAGCTCGGCTTCCAGCCCAAGAACGATCTGGGCGCGGTGATCAACGGCGACGTGACGCTGGGCCGCGCGGCCCAGCGCTACACCGAGGGCGGCTTCGACATCATCGCCGGCCGCTCCGGCTCCGGGACGCTCGCCCAGCTGCCGAGCCAGCGCCTGTCCGGCCTGCGCAACGACCTGATGGAGCTGGCCCGGCGCTACGACTGCGTCATCATGGACATGGGCGCCGGCGTCGACCGCACGGTGCGCACCCTGTCCGGCCCGGCCGGGACGACGCTGGTGGTGACGACGGACGAGCCGACCTCGCTGACCGACGCCTACGCCTTCATCAAGCTGACCCACGCCACCAACCCCACCGCCGACCTGCGCGTCGTGGTGAACATGGCGCAGAGCGTGAAGGACGGCGAGCGCACCTACGGCACCATCCTGAAGGCCTGCCAGAACTTCCTGAAGTACAAGCCCGCCCTGGCCGGCATCATCCGCCGCGACCTGAAGGTGCGCGACGCCATCCGCAACCAGTCGCCGCTGCTGACCCGCTCCCCCGCCTCCGACGCCGCGCGGGACGTGCTGGCCATCGCCCAGCGGCTTCTCGCCGGCCAGTAA
- a CDS encoding GTPase codes for MRLKSFHAKSMSEAMRMVRQTLGDDAIIVATREEDGGGVRVTAAVEDDDLLMAQARTAQPTRTARPVVVVEEEPEIDVGEVVADVLHRHGVPAALAEQLIDAAAGLDTDDPALALGAALDSMFTFSPLQDRRGGNKPLILVGPPGSGKTLIVAKLAAQAVFRKRSVGVITTDTVRAGGMEQLAAFTRLMKIKLATVEDPDALAGAFEVSRGADVVLVDTAGRNPYNREDMADLKALLSAGVAEPILVLPAGLDAMEAADIAQSFKALGVRRMLITRLDMARRLGSLLGTAHRARMAFCNASVSSKVAEGLTPLNPVAFARLMMPAEDKAARNRPKPVAPAKTKAVRSSSRTIP; via the coding sequence ATGCGGCTGAAGTCGTTCCACGCCAAGTCCATGTCCGAAGCCATGCGCATGGTCCGCCAGACGCTGGGCGACGATGCCATCATCGTCGCCACGCGCGAGGAGGACGGCGGCGGCGTTCGCGTGACCGCGGCGGTGGAGGACGACGATCTGCTGATGGCCCAGGCGCGCACGGCCCAGCCGACCCGGACCGCCCGCCCCGTGGTGGTGGTCGAGGAGGAGCCGGAGATCGACGTGGGCGAGGTGGTGGCCGACGTGCTGCACCGCCACGGCGTGCCCGCAGCGCTGGCCGAGCAGCTGATCGACGCCGCCGCCGGGCTGGACACCGACGACCCCGCGCTGGCGCTGGGCGCAGCGCTCGACTCCATGTTCACCTTCAGCCCGCTGCAGGACCGGCGCGGCGGCAACAAGCCGCTGATCCTGGTCGGCCCGCCGGGCAGCGGCAAGACGCTGATCGTCGCCAAGCTGGCCGCCCAGGCGGTGTTCCGCAAACGCTCGGTCGGCGTGATCACCACCGACACGGTTCGCGCCGGCGGCATGGAACAGTTGGCCGCCTTCACGCGTCTGATGAAAATCAAACTGGCGACGGTGGAAGACCCCGACGCGCTCGCGGGCGCGTTCGAGGTCAGCCGCGGCGCCGACGTCGTCCTGGTGGATACCGCCGGGCGCAACCCCTACAACCGGGAAGACATGGCCGACCTCAAGGCCCTGCTGTCCGCCGGGGTGGCCGAGCCGATCCTCGTGCTCCCCGCCGGGCTGGACGCCATGGAAGCCGCCGACATCGCCCAATCCTTCAAGGCGCTGGGCGTGCGGCGGATGCTGATCACCCGGCTCGACATGGCGCGTCGGCTGGGCAGTCTCCTGGGCACCGCGCACCGCGCGCGGATGGCCTTCTGCAACGCCAGCGTTTCCTCCAAGGTGGCCGAGGGGCTGACACCGCTGAACCCGGTGGCCTTCGCCCGCCTGATGATGCCCGCCGAGGACAAGGCGGCGCGCAACCGGCCCAAGCCGGTGGCTCCTGCCAAGACCAAAGCCGTTCGTTCTTCGTCGAGGACCATCCCATGA
- the flhA gene encoding flagellar biosynthesis protein FlhA produces MALTEHNPGARAGGGNMSALTDMVAVAKGALKRGDIVMAAGIMLIVVGLILPLPPMLLDMMLGLNVTISVLILMVVLFIEKPLELSAYPTILLITTLLRLSLNMASTRLILTQGHEGTSAAGHVIEAFAGFVMGGDFIIGVIVYAILTIVNFKVITAGSGRIAEVAARFTLDAMPGKQMAIDADLSAGMIDETTARAKRKELEDESAFFGSMDGASKFVKGDAVAGLMIMFINIIGGVSLAVLRYDMPILQALDTFTKLTIGDGLVSQIPALVISISAGFLVSKAGTGGSTDKAVVGQLTNHVSALGLSAGAMTLLALMPGMPMLPFLPVIAVVGAAAYYLPKMRAKKEAEEAEAAAAEAAGMGGPGGGAAPVADEPIATALAIDLIRLELGYGLLSLINQPQAGSHRLTDQIKGLRRQIAGEVGFVMPAVRIQDNLQLPPNSYIIRVKEIEAGRGDIRPNMLLVMDPRGEAMSLPGEQTVEPTFGLPAIWIEPGYREEALFKGYTVVDPSTVITTHLTELIKDNMPELLSFTETQKLLDELDKEHQKLIADVVPAQITVGGLQRVLQNLLAERVSVRDLATILEGVSEAASQTRSITQITEHVRTRLARQICDANINEMGVIPLVTLSPEWEQAFAESLVGDGDDRQLTMAPSRLQQFITSVRQTFERHAMMGETPVLLTSPLIRPFVRSIVERFRPATVVMSQNEIHPKARIKTLGQI; encoded by the coding sequence ATGGCACTGACCGAACACAATCCGGGGGCGCGCGCGGGCGGCGGCAACATGTCCGCGCTGACCGACATGGTGGCCGTCGCCAAGGGCGCGCTGAAGCGCGGCGACATCGTGATGGCGGCCGGCATCATGCTGATCGTCGTCGGGCTGATCCTGCCGCTGCCCCCGATGCTGCTCGACATGATGCTCGGGCTGAACGTCACCATCTCGGTCCTGATCCTGATGGTGGTGCTGTTCATCGAGAAGCCGCTGGAGCTGTCGGCCTACCCGACGATCCTGCTGATCACCACGCTGCTGCGCCTGTCGCTGAACATGGCGTCCACCCGCCTGATCCTGACGCAGGGCCATGAAGGCACGTCGGCGGCGGGCCATGTGATCGAGGCCTTCGCCGGCTTCGTCATGGGCGGCGACTTCATCATCGGCGTGATCGTCTACGCGATCCTGACGATCGTGAACTTCAAGGTGATCACCGCCGGTTCGGGCCGCATCGCCGAAGTGGCGGCGCGCTTCACCCTGGACGCCATGCCCGGCAAGCAGATGGCCATCGACGCCGACCTGTCCGCCGGCATGATCGACGAGACCACCGCCCGCGCCAAGCGCAAGGAGCTGGAGGACGAAAGCGCCTTCTTCGGCTCCATGGACGGTGCGTCGAAGTTCGTGAAGGGCGACGCCGTCGCCGGCCTGATGATCATGTTCATCAACATCATCGGCGGCGTGTCGCTGGCGGTCCTGCGCTACGACATGCCGATCCTGCAGGCGCTGGACACCTTCACCAAGCTGACCATCGGCGACGGCCTCGTCTCGCAGATCCCGGCGCTGGTCATCTCCATCTCCGCCGGCTTCCTGGTGTCGAAGGCCGGCACCGGCGGCTCCACCGACAAGGCGGTGGTCGGGCAGCTCACCAACCATGTCAGCGCGCTCGGCCTGTCGGCGGGGGCCATGACCCTGCTGGCCCTGATGCCGGGCATGCCGATGCTGCCCTTCCTGCCGGTGATCGCCGTCGTCGGGGCCGCCGCCTACTATCTGCCGAAGATGCGCGCCAAAAAGGAGGCGGAGGAGGCGGAGGCCGCCGCCGCCGAGGCCGCGGGCATGGGCGGGCCGGGCGGCGGTGCCGCCCCGGTGGCCGACGAGCCGATCGCCACGGCGCTGGCCATCGACCTGATCCGGCTGGAGCTGGGCTACGGCCTGCTGTCGCTGATCAACCAGCCGCAGGCGGGCAGCCACCGGCTGACCGACCAGATCAAGGGCCTGCGCCGCCAGATCGCCGGCGAGGTCGGATTCGTCATGCCCGCCGTGCGCATCCAGGACAACCTCCAGCTTCCGCCCAACTCCTACATCATCCGCGTCAAGGAGATCGAGGCGGGGCGCGGCGACATCCGCCCGAACATGCTGCTGGTCATGGACCCGCGCGGCGAGGCGATGAGCCTGCCCGGCGAGCAGACGGTGGAGCCGACCTTCGGCCTGCCGGCCATCTGGATCGAGCCGGGCTACCGCGAGGAGGCGCTGTTCAAGGGCTACACGGTGGTCGATCCGTCCACGGTCATCACCACGCACCTGACCGAGCTGATCAAGGACAACATGCCCGAGCTGCTGTCCTTCACCGAGACCCAGAAGCTGCTGGACGAGCTGGACAAGGAGCACCAGAAACTGATCGCCGACGTGGTGCCGGCGCAGATCACTGTGGGCGGATTGCAACGGGTGTTGCAGAACCTGCTTGCAGAACGGGTGTCGGTACGCGATCTTGCGACCATTCTGGAAGGCGTGTCCGAGGCGGCAAGCCAAACCCGCAGCATCACGCAGATCACCGAACATGTGCGCACGCGCCTGGCGCGGCAGATCTGCGACGCGAACATCAACGAGATGGGAGTCATCCCGCTCGTCACCCTGTCTCCCGAATGGGAGCAGGCGTTCGCGGAATCGCTGGTGGGCGATGGCGACGACCGGCAACTGACGATGGCGCCAAGCCGGCTTCAGCAATTCATCACTTCGGTCCGCCAAACCTTCGAGCGACACGCCATGATGGGCGAGACCCCCGTCCTGTTGACCAGCCCCCTGATCCGTCCCTTCGTCCGCTCGATCGTCGAGCGGTTCCGGCCGGCCACCGTGGTGATGTCGCAGAACGAGATCCACCCCAAGGCGCGGATCAAGACCCTGGGGCAGATCTGA
- a CDS encoding sigma-54 dependent transcriptional regulator → MRLLIVGTLEGYITAAGKIAMQRGAKVSHTDSIEGALNALRAAAGADLVMIDVKLDIATFIESLKAERITIPVVACGIGTDAAAAVKAIRAGAKEYIPLPPDAELIAAVLEAVAEESHAIVCQDPAMLATLRLADQVAPSDASVLITGESGTGKELMARYIHRKSRRSDAPFVAVNCAAIPENLLESELFGHEKGAFTGAVARRLGRFEEANGGTLLLDELSEMHPRLQAKLLRAIQEKEIDRIGSSQPVKVNVRLIATSNRNLENEVRAGNFREDLYFRLNVFSVAIPSLRERPADIPMIADHFLKKYAQANGLGEKRLSDDALLMLRAHHWRGNVRELENTMHRAVLLSKSETVGPDAIMLTSQLLAPEGSAQASIPTNSPVANPFAGPGGTVPQAPRGYGQPAPGYPTSYAPPQGHAAGAAAYGNAGAASGAPAVQGLVGRTVAEVERDLIIGTLSHCLGNRTHAANILGISIRTLRNKLKQYSEEGVPVPPPGTEERAAY, encoded by the coding sequence ATGCGTCTGCTGATCGTTGGAACGTTGGAAGGGTACATCACCGCCGCTGGCAAGATCGCCATGCAGCGCGGGGCGAAGGTGTCCCACACCGACAGCATCGAGGGCGCCCTGAACGCCCTGCGCGCGGCGGCGGGGGCGGACCTCGTGATGATCGACGTCAAACTCGACATCGCAACCTTCATCGAAAGCCTTAAGGCGGAACGGATCACCATTCCCGTGGTGGCCTGCGGCATCGGCACCGACGCCGCGGCGGCGGTGAAGGCGATCCGCGCCGGCGCCAAGGAATACATCCCCCTGCCCCCCGACGCGGAGCTGATCGCCGCCGTGCTGGAGGCGGTGGCGGAGGAAAGCCACGCCATCGTCTGCCAGGACCCGGCCATGCTGGCGACCCTGCGGCTGGCGGATCAGGTGGCGCCCAGCGACGCCTCGGTCCTGATCACCGGCGAGAGCGGCACCGGCAAGGAGCTGATGGCCCGCTACATCCACCGCAAGAGCCGGCGCTCCGACGCGCCCTTCGTCGCGGTGAACTGCGCGGCCATCCCGGAGAACCTCCTGGAATCGGAGCTGTTCGGCCATGAGAAGGGCGCCTTCACCGGCGCCGTCGCCCGCCGGCTGGGCCGCTTCGAGGAGGCCAACGGCGGCACCCTTCTGCTCGACGAGCTGTCGGAGATGCACCCGCGGCTCCAGGCCAAGCTGCTGCGCGCCATCCAGGAGAAGGAGATCGACCGCATCGGCTCGTCCCAGCCGGTGAAGGTCAACGTCCGCCTGATCGCCACCTCCAACCGCAACCTGGAGAACGAGGTCCGCGCCGGCAACTTCCGCGAAGACCTCTATTTCCGGCTGAACGTCTTCAGCGTCGCCATCCCGTCCCTGCGCGAACGGCCGGCCGACATCCCGATGATCGCCGACCATTTCCTGAAGAAATACGCGCAGGCCAACGGGCTGGGCGAGAAGCGGCTGTCGGACGACGCGCTGCTGATGCTGCGCGCCCACCACTGGCGCGGCAACGTGCGCGAGCTGGAAAACACCATGCACCGCGCCGTGCTGCTCTCCAAGTCGGAGACGGTCGGGCCGGACGCGATCATGCTGACCAGCCAGCTGCTCGCCCCGGAAGGTTCGGCGCAGGCGTCGATCCCGACCAACTCGCCGGTCGCCAACCCCTTCGCCGGGCCGGGCGGCACCGTCCCGCAGGCGCCGCGCGGCTATGGGCAGCCGGCGCCCGGCTATCCGACCTCCTACGCGCCGCCTCAGGGCCACGCCGCGGGGGCCGCGGCCTACGGCAACGCGGGAGCGGCGTCCGGCGCCCCGGCCGTCCAGGGACTCGTCGGGCGCACGGTGGCCGAGGTCGAGCGCGACCTGATCATCGGCACGCTGTCGCACTGCCTGGGCAACCGCACCCACGCGGCGAACATCCTGGGCATCTCGATCCGCACGCTGCGCAACAAGCTGAAGCAGTACAGCGAGGAGGGGGTGCCGGTGCCGCCGCCGGGCACCGAGGAACGGGCGGCCTACTGA